One genomic segment of Mycolicibacterium gilvum includes these proteins:
- a CDS encoding FtsB family cell division protein, which yields MPDAKRPDPKRRSSSAKKAPASRPGKSGDAGRAKPRAIAARRESRSAEPPPTAREDAEFVERPGDEGDGSDGGGSIRESILASAEAAAEQRFGSAARRAAILAAVICVLTLTIAGPVRTYFSQRTEMKQLQASEAQLREQISELEEQKAKLADPVFIAAQARERLGFVMPGETPYQVQLPPGAAVAPNIPAEELLEPKNNDPWYTSLWHTISDVPQGISPTAPPVPPGAPAPPPTAPGAPAPGG from the coding sequence GTGCCCGACGCGAAACGGCCTGATCCGAAGCGGAGGTCTTCTTCGGCGAAGAAGGCCCCCGCTTCGAGGCCGGGCAAGTCCGGCGATGCCGGGCGGGCCAAACCGCGTGCGATCGCTGCGCGCCGGGAGAGTCGCAGTGCCGAGCCGCCGCCGACTGCCCGCGAGGACGCCGAGTTCGTCGAGCGACCTGGCGACGAGGGTGACGGCAGTGACGGCGGGGGCTCGATCCGTGAGTCGATCCTCGCGTCGGCGGAGGCCGCGGCCGAGCAGCGGTTCGGGTCGGCGGCGCGCCGTGCGGCGATCCTGGCTGCGGTCATCTGCGTGCTGACGCTGACCATCGCCGGGCCGGTGCGGACGTACTTCTCCCAACGCACGGAGATGAAGCAGTTGCAGGCCAGCGAAGCCCAACTGCGCGAACAGATCTCCGAGCTCGAGGAGCAGAAGGCCAAGCTCGCCGACCCCGTGTTCATCGCGGCACAGGCCCGCGAGCGGCTCGGCTTCGTGATGCCGGGGGAGACGCCGTATCAGGTGCAGCTTCCTCCGGGCGCCGCGGTGGCGCCGAACATCCCGGCCGAGGAACTCTTGGAACCCAAGAACAACGATCCGTGGTACACCTCGCTATGGCATACCATCTCGGATGTGCCGCAAGGTATTTCACCCACCGCCCCGCCCGTTCCCCCTGGCGCGCCCGCACCGCCCCCGACCGCGCCCGGCGCACCTGCCCCCGGTGGTTGA
- a CDS encoding Ppx/GppA phosphatase family protein: MSSRRVAAVDCGTNSIRLLIADVDPDGQGGGLRDVHREMRIVRLGQGVDATGEFAPEALARTHSALAGYAELMRRHEVDAVRMVATSAARDVSNREQFFAMTSEVLGGVVPGAVAEVITGAEEAELSFRGAVGELDSAAAPFVVVDLGGGSTEVVVGSEDVVAAHSADIGCVRLTERCLRSDPPTDGEIADARAVVRDALAQVLTAVPVDQARTWVGVAGTMTTLAALAHNMTVYDSDAIHLSRVAFDDLLPVCAELLAMTRKQRAVLGPMHEGRVDVIGGGALIVQELAAMLGERAGIAELVVSEHDILDGIALSIA; the protein is encoded by the coding sequence ATGAGTTCCCGGAGGGTCGCTGCCGTCGACTGCGGTACCAACTCGATCCGGCTGCTGATCGCCGACGTCGACCCGGACGGCCAGGGCGGCGGCCTGCGTGACGTGCACCGTGAGATGCGCATCGTCCGTCTCGGCCAGGGCGTCGACGCGACCGGGGAGTTCGCCCCGGAAGCGTTGGCGCGCACGCACTCCGCGCTCGCGGGCTATGCCGAACTGATGCGGCGCCACGAGGTCGACGCGGTCCGGATGGTGGCGACGTCGGCGGCCCGCGACGTGTCCAACCGCGAGCAGTTCTTCGCCATGACCTCCGAGGTGCTCGGCGGGGTGGTTCCCGGCGCGGTCGCCGAGGTGATCACCGGTGCCGAGGAGGCCGAGCTGTCGTTCCGCGGGGCGGTCGGCGAACTCGATTCCGCGGCAGCGCCGTTCGTGGTGGTCGACCTCGGAGGCGGCTCGACGGAGGTGGTGGTCGGCTCCGAGGACGTGGTGGCCGCGCATTCCGCGGACATCGGCTGTGTGCGTCTCACCGAGCGCTGCCTGCGGTCGGATCCGCCGACCGACGGTGAGATCGCCGATGCGCGGGCGGTGGTTCGCGATGCGCTGGCGCAGGTGCTGACGGCGGTCCCCGTCGATCAGGCCCGCACGTGGGTCGGGGTGGCGGGGACGATGACGACGCTCGCGGCGTTGGCGCACAACATGACCGTCTACGATTCCGACGCGATCCACCTGTCACGGGTGGCGTTCGACGACCTGCTGCCGGTGTGCGCGGAGCTGCTCGCCATGACACGCAAGCAGCGCGCGGTGCTGGGCCCGATGCACGAAGGCCGGGTCGACGTGATCGGCGGTGGCGCCCTCATCGTTCAGGAGCTCGCCGCGATGCTCGGCGAACGCGCGGGTATCGCCGAACTGGTCGTCAGCGAACACGACATCCTCGACGGGATCGCCCTCTCGATCGCCTGA
- a CDS encoding lytic transglycosylase domain-containing protein produces the protein MTRVRWLQAMAVIGATALLMASSCSWQIGIRVPDGVPPPPGDAVPQIDTYAEGRPADQLHDWAAARAPALRIPVTALEAYAYAARVAEVENPDCNLKWTTLAGIGQVESHHGTYRGATIARDGRVTPPIRGVLLDGTNGNLEILDGDAVSHDPAVEQKGDEPFARAMGPMQFIPETWRLYGVDANNDGEVDVDNIDDAALSAAGYLCWRGKDLSKPRGWMEALRAYNYSDAYARNVRDYATAYAQGHPL, from the coding sequence GTGACGCGGGTGCGTTGGCTGCAGGCGATGGCCGTGATCGGTGCGACAGCGCTGCTCATGGCGTCGAGCTGTTCCTGGCAGATCGGCATCCGGGTGCCCGACGGCGTCCCGCCCCCGCCCGGTGACGCGGTCCCTCAGATCGACACGTACGCCGAGGGACGCCCCGCCGACCAGCTGCACGACTGGGCCGCCGCGCGCGCTCCGGCGCTGCGCATCCCGGTGACCGCCCTGGAGGCCTACGCCTATGCCGCCCGGGTCGCCGAGGTCGAGAACCCGGATTGCAACCTGAAGTGGACGACGCTGGCCGGGATCGGCCAGGTGGAGAGCCACCACGGCACCTACCGCGGCGCGACGATCGCGCGGGACGGCCGGGTGACGCCGCCGATCCGGGGAGTGCTGCTCGACGGCACCAACGGCAATCTGGAGATTCTCGACGGCGACGCGGTCAGCCACGACCCGGCGGTGGAGCAGAAGGGCGACGAGCCTTTCGCCCGTGCGATGGGTCCGATGCAGTTCATCCCGGAGACGTGGCGCCTCTACGGCGTGGACGCCAACAACGACGGCGAGGTCGATGTGGACAACATCGACGACGCCGCGCTGTCGGCGGCCGGGTACCTGTGTTGGCGTGGAAAGGACCTGTCCAAGCCGCGGGGGTGGATGGAGGCGTTGCGCGCCTACAACTATTCCGATGCGTATGCACGCAACGTGCGGGACTATGCGACGGCCTACGCGCAGGGACATCCGCTCTGA
- the eno gene encoding phosphopyruvate hydratase, producing the protein MPIIEQVGAREILDSRGNPTVEVEVGLLDGTVARAAVPSGASTGEHEAVELRDGGSRYLGKGVEKAVEAVLDEIAPAVIGLGADEQRLVDQALLDLDGTPDKSRLGANAILGVSLAVAKAAAQSAELPLFRYLGGPNAHILPVPMMNIINGGAHADTGVDVQEFMIAPIGAPSFKEALRWGAEVYHSLKSVLKKQGLSTGLGDEGGFAPDLPGTKAALDLIGTAIEGAGLKIGSDVALALDVAATEFYTDGTGYAFEKETRTAEQMAQFYEQLIGAYPLVSIEDPLSEDDWDGWVALTSAIGDRVQLVGDDLFVTNPERLEDGIERGAGNALLVKVNQIGTLTETLDAVSLAHHAGYKTMMSHRSGETEDTTIADLAVAVGSGQIKTGAPARSERVAKYNQLLRIEEELGDAARYAGDLAFPRFGVESK; encoded by the coding sequence GTGCCCATCATCGAGCAGGTCGGAGCCCGCGAGATCCTCGATTCCCGGGGAAACCCGACCGTCGAGGTCGAGGTGGGTCTGCTGGACGGGACCGTGGCCCGCGCGGCGGTGCCGTCGGGTGCGTCGACGGGTGAACATGAGGCGGTCGAGCTGCGCGACGGCGGGTCGCGCTACCTGGGAAAGGGTGTCGAGAAGGCCGTGGAGGCGGTGCTCGACGAGATCGCGCCGGCGGTGATCGGGCTCGGCGCCGATGAGCAGCGTCTCGTCGACCAGGCGCTGCTGGACCTCGACGGCACTCCCGACAAGTCCCGGCTGGGCGCCAACGCGATCCTCGGCGTATCGCTGGCGGTGGCCAAGGCCGCTGCGCAGTCGGCCGAGTTGCCACTGTTCCGCTACCTGGGCGGGCCCAATGCCCACATCCTGCCGGTGCCGATGATGAACATCATCAACGGCGGCGCCCACGCCGACACCGGTGTCGACGTGCAGGAGTTCATGATCGCGCCGATCGGCGCGCCCAGCTTCAAGGAAGCCCTGCGGTGGGGCGCGGAGGTGTACCACTCGCTGAAGTCGGTGCTCAAGAAGCAGGGCCTGTCCACCGGGCTCGGTGACGAGGGCGGTTTCGCGCCGGATCTGCCGGGCACCAAGGCCGCGCTCGACCTGATCGGCACCGCGATCGAAGGCGCCGGGCTGAAGATCGGCAGCGATGTGGCGCTGGCCCTCGACGTCGCGGCCACCGAGTTCTACACCGACGGCACAGGTTACGCCTTCGAGAAGGAGACCCGCACGGCCGAGCAGATGGCCCAGTTCTACGAGCAGCTGATCGGTGCGTACCCGCTGGTGTCGATCGAGGATCCGCTGTCCGAGGACGACTGGGACGGCTGGGTCGCGTTGACCTCGGCGATCGGCGACCGGGTGCAGCTGGTCGGTGACGATCTCTTCGTGACCAACCCGGAGCGGCTCGAGGACGGCATCGAAAGGGGTGCGGGCAACGCGCTTCTGGTGAAGGTGAACCAGATCGGCACGCTGACCGAGACGCTCGACGCCGTGTCGCTGGCCCACCACGCCGGCTACAAGACGATGATGAGCCACCGCAGCGGCGAGACCGAGGACACCACGATCGCCGACCTCGCGGTCGCGGTCGGCAGCGGTCAGATCAAGACCGGTGCGCCGGCGCGCAGCGAAAGGGTCGCGAAGTACAACCAGCTGCTGCGCATCGAGGAGGAACTCGGCGACGCCGCGCGGTACGCCGGCGACCTGGCGTTCCCGCGCTTCGGTGTGGAGTCGAAATAG
- a CDS encoding DUF501 domain-containing protein — translation MVEQSDLDAVARQLGREPRGVLEIAYRCPNGEPAVVKTAPKLPDGTPFPTLYYLTHPALTAAASRLESSGMMREMTERLAEDPDLAAAYRRAHESFLAERDAIEPLGTTFSGGGMPDRVKCLHVVIAHSLAKGPGVNPFGDEALAVLAVEPEMAGILDRKVWAR, via the coding sequence GTGGTTGAGCAGTCGGATCTCGACGCGGTGGCGCGGCAGTTGGGCCGTGAGCCCCGCGGTGTGCTCGAGATCGCCTACCGGTGCCCCAACGGTGAGCCCGCCGTGGTGAAGACGGCGCCGAAACTTCCTGACGGAACGCCGTTTCCGACGTTGTATTACCTGACCCACCCGGCGCTCACCGCGGCGGCGAGCCGGCTGGAGTCCTCGGGCATGATGCGCGAGATGACCGAGCGTCTCGCTGAGGATCCCGACCTGGCCGCGGCATACCGTCGGGCGCACGAGTCGTTTCTCGCGGAGCGCGACGCGATCGAGCCGTTGGGCACGACGTTCTCCGGTGGCGGTATGCCGGATCGGGTGAAGTGTCTGCACGTGGTGATCGCGCATTCGCTGGCGAAAGGGCCGGGAGTGAATCCGTTCGGTGACGAGGCGCTGGCGGTGCTGGCGGTCGAACCGGAGATGGCCGGAATCCTCGACAGGAAGGTGTGGGCCCGATGA